DNA sequence from the Pogona vitticeps strain Pit_001003342236 chromosome 11, PviZW2.1, whole genome shotgun sequence genome:
GCCCTTCTATGGAAAATGAAAAGAGCACAGTCCATATTATAGAAATATACACCAATAATGGAACACATCCAATCCTTTATCACAGAAGGATCATATTGTTAAAGGGGCTCTTCTAAATCAACACACAGCCCTAGATATTCTATACCTAAATGTCTTAATTCTATACCTAACGCATACCCAACAGACAGCTActcaccttttaattttttttttaagcatcttCAAGTATGGGGATGTCGTACATACGTTAAAAATATAACAGGTTTTCACCTTCACCATCACCACCCCCCAACAGCCTTACAATGAAGTAACTCCCAAGCCCAATCAATTCTATAGTTCTAACGATGGTTTTCATACTACATTTGAAGTGTGGGTTCATGGCTGACTCTCTTTGTATACTTTCTTCAACTGCCTGCCACCAGTCAGGTCTAGGGCTAACATTTTAGCAATTCACTCTGGCAGAGCCTTTCTTTCTGTTGACCTCGTCTTGTTACACCCATGAGTTAAGTGAATGGAGTCCACTGGTAAGAGTGACCAAATCGCACGACTAAACCACATCAAtttaatctctctttttctcttctctttacaGCAGGGCCCAATAACAAAAATACTAAACACTgactattttttcttcttcttgagttTTTAAATTTACAACTTGAACAGTGTCTGTGGTCCCCTtagccgttttttttttttaaatcaactggGTAAAAGCTATACATTATTTAAAAGTATTAACATAATCCAACAAAGCTCTGGAAATAATTGTGTACAGAAATTGGTAACTGTTCTGATGTATTCCAGGACTTTGCTTCAACGAACCATCCTCAGTTCCTGCAAAAAGCGTTATGAATCCATCCAAACCTGTGGACTTTTCTCTCATTTCCTCGGCAGAATTCAAGTAGTGCAGGTGGAATTTGTATATGCCTTTTAAATCACGGACCAGGGAAGTGCAGAGTCACCTAATGGATGTTTTTTCCCCTGCTCCATTTCAGCTAAATGCCCCAGTGGACCTACAAGTCTGTTGACGTCAGCTTTTTCATGCTGCGCCGCTGAGCTAAGCTTGAAGCTGCAACAGGCTCCAAGACAGGCTGAAAAGTCTTGTTATTCAGTGCAGAATATGTGGCAGCCATTGCTCCCTAGAAAatgaggaagcaaaaaaaaaaagaaataattgcaTCCTGTTCCTCAGGAATAACATGCCAGAACAATTTTAATACCACCTAAATTATCTTCAGCTGTGATAAGATAAAGTCTGCCCGATAGCGTTCTGCTTTCTATCAACTAATCAGCTTATGTGTTCCAACATGATAGATAAAGGCTGGAGTTCACTGCGGACAACTATACTGTCTAAGATGGAGGATTAAAACTTTCCGATTCTCTGCTCTCTGTCCAAGGGCTACCCTGGGTAAAATCCAGGGAACAGGACTTGAGTGgagggactcactgtcaagttggacttaagacacaccagtgactcgactcagactcaaatcaggttccccccccccaatgatttgaATGTGACTCGGAACGAACCCCTCCCTTTCTtccgggggaaaaaaaacttggttTTAACAAGGAGTCGGacatggggcttgggacttggtgccaaagactcagatcCAAAGATCCACCACCATCCCTGCTAAAATCCATTCCATCTAAATAGAAAATGCAGAGTATAAGAAGTTAAAATTAAGCACCCTCCACCGTTTCCTACTTAAAATTCTGTTTAATGGAGAGATACCAATCTTGAAATCTGTACACTtttttgtacctttttttttcttgtggtgtGAGGCAGGCTGGTCCAATAAAGGCCACCGTTCTAGTATAGATTATGCAGTAACAACACAACTCTTCTTACAAGTATTGAGAGATTAGTTGGTGCCATTTTTACCTTTACCAGATGAGGTGCATCTTGCCTGTTCAACTGGTAATGCGGCAGCTGGTCCCTACAGGCTATCCACGAATGCTTAAGAACTTGTTCCGCAGTGTATCTTTGATGTGGATCGACATGGAGCATATGAGAGAGCAAATCCTGGAGGAAAGGAGATGAAACAAATCCAACGGTTACCACAGAATCTCAGGAGGGCAGGAGGGTTTCACTTTTCTGGTCTCGCCGTTCATATTATGACAAGTGGTATTTCCAATCACTGCTATCCAAAATCATAGCAAACGATACATGGAGTATCATTGGATCTCATGCCAGCGAGTCTGCTCCTTGAATTGAAAAAAGGGTGCCTGTTTAAATAAAGGACAGGACCGCTTCCTTCCAGAGGCCCCACGTCAGAGGGAGATAAATATATATAAGCAAAGTCAACACAGTACTTCCTTTCACTAATGATAATTGTGAAGCACTGGGTGTGCCCCGGCCCATATACAGCTTTGCATTTTGCTGACTGAAAACTAAACACACATTTCAGAAAAGTAACAGAGCATGTTAGGAAATGTCTCGCCCCTCTCCCCATTAACCTAGTTCCATGTTGTACCCACTTAAGTTTGGTGCAGATGTCAGATTCTAACATGGTTGGCAGAACACTGTATCTGCGCCAAGAGTTAATCACAGTTCACCACGATTTTCTTGGTGcttgaatctgttttttttttaaaggaaccaaATGCTTTTGCCACCTCTGATTAATATTAAGTATTGCTTTTAAGAGATATCTATCAAATATTAGCACGGAAAGACTTTAAAACAGTTAAGCTACTCTGAATTTTGGACAGCGCTGAAAGTGTTATTCTGCTGTATaccctgtatttatttatatattgtttgaCTTAGACGCCCCCCTGTATTTTATACTTGGTAAGATAAAACACGTTTACACCTTTGCTGCATCTGAAACAGTATCCCAGTTGCCTCCGCTTAAAGAAAATTTCCCGCTGCCTATTCGTAACAGGATTTCCTCAGGTGTGTCATTGGGCCCGTTGGCAAAAGGAGTATACCTAGGTTTCagtacaagaaaaaaagaggtacAATAAATCACCTTCTATTACATTCATGTTACACCAGTGCTGTTGTTCCAGCACGTTTtaatccttaaaaaaaacccaacaaaattgAAGTGTTCTTCACTGTTAATTACAAGGTGCCAcatttcttccaaaatgaaaGAATATGTTAATGCTAAGAAGCAAGAAGAGTCAGGGTTGGGAATATAATATAGAATGCTATGAATAAATGAGAGGTGCTTCTTACCCAGCCAGCATGGTATAAAGGAGGACACCCAAACTCCAAATATCACAAGCAGCATCGTATCCCTGTCTCATAAGAACCTGTAAAATAGATAGCCAAGGTTATAGTTGACTGTCTCACGGACCATCGGTCAAAAGTCCTAAGTAAaaagttctttctttattcatatcagtgtTGCACAATTGAAATTATGAAACTATATGAAAtctatgtaaaaataaaaataaattaaaataaaaagattcaGGTGGGTGCTTTGTGTATGTGCTTCAGCTCCAACCTGCGAAGAGTGTGCATTCTtcttaacagatttattttgtaaAGCTCTGTCAACTTTACTGAATTATAATGACTATGTACCAATGCATTAACTATGCCATTGCAAGGCAGATAACAAACTATTTATTATACTTCTTCCTTGAATTGGATAGGTTTGAACAGCACAGTTTTGattataaatgatttttaaaaaataaataaatatttcactaaataaataaatattcgatAACTACTCTGCTGCTATTTGTGTCCAGAAAATGgcttgagaaaggtgggtctcagaCTTACCAAGACCCTGTTGGTGGTGGTCAGGTCTGATGGATGTGGTTGGGCTGCCCATCTCTCTTGGCATGGCGACTCCACATACCAGCCAGGGAGGGTGTTAGGGGATGCCAGGAAGCTGGTGTGGGTCAGGGGGTGTCATAGTGGTGTGCTGCCCCTTGCGGgcggaggaaggggagggattgTGCCTCTGTTTTCCCACTCTGGTAGAGTCCTTTTTTGTCCTTTAGCTGCCACTGTATGTGTACGCGCACATGTGCGCATGTGCGTGTTATGAATCAACTGTCCCTAagcccagtgttgttgaagggagaagtgtacttcTGTTAGACAGTACAACAAGCAAATAGATCCTACAGCATAACTACTCCTAAGGTGTCAACACGCGAGTGCAATGCTATGTATGTAAGAATTTGCCTACCTCCGGTGCCACAAAGTTGGCCGTGTAGCATGGAGTTAAGAGAAGCCCATTCTCCCCTCGCAGTTGTTTCGCAAAACCAAAATCACAAATCCTAATGGAGTCAGCATTATTAGAGTCATCCATATATAAAATATTGCTTGGCTTGAGGTCTCGATGcaccacctttaaaaaaacagacacataGAACACAAATGCCACGGTGCTTAGACTGAAGCATGAAAGAATTTGTGCCTGattcaaaaagttttttttttaaaggcacttcAGACAAAGAGCTGTGAAACATGCCAATGGCCCCAATATGGATGGATTTAAATGCAATCTAAAAACCAGGAACAGGTTGCTGATTCAAACTGTTCAGTAAAGAACCTTTCTTTAGGACTGATGCTTTGTACACATTTGTAATACTAGCAGCAAATTGTCAGCAGATAAATAGTGTTGCACTTACAGATTTCAAAGTACTCTGTATAACTCTGACCCCCTCAGTTACTTAAGTAAACTCTTAAATGCATGAATTCCACTGAGCCTTGGTTAAGATACACTATCATTTAAGCTACTCCACAGACACAACGTGCTTCCTAGAATCTTATATGCAGTACATTAGAACAGAATTATTTCACAACATGGAAAACTATTAGGATATGCACAACTTACTCCTTGACAATGAAGGTAGTCAACCGTTTTGGTGATAGTATATAACACCGCACTTGCTTCCCGCTCTGAGAAATACTTCTGTCTGAGAATACGATCCAGCAGCTCCCCTCCCTTCATCAGTTCTGTGACAAGGTAGATATATTTACCATCATCGTATACCTGTTGAAGTTTAATACAGTTGAGTAACACACATTTTAAGCAGCTTGAAAAATGTATATGAATCACAGAGTCCATTGAGGTATATACTAAAGAGAGACAGGGACTGCGGATTCTCAGGAATATATTTTAGGAGTTCCCCTTGCTTTCTTATAAACACATTTACCAGTGGTTGCATGTGACATAGAATCTTGGTTCACAGAATGAAAAGGCTGTTGCTATTCACGTAAAGCAAGAAGTAGTAGGATTCAGAGCTTTACTCTTACAACCAGGATGTTCATTTGAACATTGTATCTGCAGTTTTCTCCAAGTTGTTTCAGATAGGTTCGTTCATCTTTTCTTTCGTTTCGATTTTTGTTTCATGTACATTACAGCTCATCCCAAGTGAGCCAAATGGAGATTAAAAGGCACATCTAACGTGTCCACATCCTTCCCTTTCATTACATCTATGACTATTTACAAACAGCTGCCTCTGCCACCCATCAATGAATGCCGGGCAAAGAGCAACAATGTATTATCAAGGAACGGAGTTGAGATTATACTGCACAATATTCAACAAGGATtgatatagatttctcagtgcAATTCTGCGTGCAAATCTTGGCCTTAGTCAGCTGAATAActtctgcaaaaacacagcgATTTGTCACTGAACCCAGCAAGGACTGGGTTATAGCAATGGCCTTTTAATAAAATACACAGAATACTCAATATTTTCTCATCAGTTACCAAAGAAGTTTACCTCGACTATATTctagtggaggaaaaaaatagtaCTCTTAGAACATAAGTTTCATTGTCTCTGTGTTTACAGACAATAGAGTATAATATAAATCAGACATAATACATACATCTTTTAAAGTAATAATGTTAGGGTGCTGTCCGTAACGCatcaaaatttcaatttcttcagagGGATCTCTCTTACTTTTGTCAATTATCTAGAAaagataatattaatattaaattcaACACTTTACTAAAAGGCAATAATGAATTAAAATTTCTCTTGCCACCAAAGGCTAACTCCAAGTGTAGTCTTAGGCAAACTGCTCCACTACAAAAGGAGGGAGGTTATTTATCTTATACTACTGAGTCTCACTTGTTATAACCTTGTGGTACATGGTTGAAGCAAAGCTGAAATGCCATCAAGAATGATAGATCATAAACACTTGAGGGAAAGCTATTTAAAGGTCTATAGTTGCTGGATTTTTCCCCCTAGTTAATTCTGGcaatgaattctttttttaaaaaaaaacaagagtagggcactagatgggtgggatataaatgtaatgaataaaataaataaataaaaactcattAAGTGAAACGTGTTGTCTGAAAAGTTGATAAATCTTTTCTACAAGAACTTCAAGAGCTTGGTTGTAAAATCCACTTCACATTATTGCTGCTTCTGCCCTCAACCGTTATCTAAATATATAATCTTACAACTCATACACCTGAGTTGTATTTGTAACTCATGGTAATTAGGTggttgctggctggctggctcagtgacTCATAGCACTTGGCTGTAGAGTCAGGGCccggtgtatatgtgtgtgtgtgtgcggggggctaattccccaatgtgccttaTAGAAGAGCccaacctgtgtggctttgggccagctgcaaggTCCCAGAGCACTCCCCATCAGAAATGgacaaccacttctgagtagcctCTACCCCGAAAATCCTGtcaaaggttgccataagtcgaggaatcaatttgatggcgtGTGATGAATTATTAATTATATAATGGCCTGCAAAGGAGAAAGCTAGTGGTCGGAATCTGAGCACCACCTAGTTAAACGCTATCTTCCTGGCTGAAGTTCCATAACTGATAGAATCTTATGATGCCCCCATCTACTTATTTCAGTTTATAACCTATTTTTATCCTCAAGGGCTTAGAGGCCTGACAACTTTTAAACAATTCTGTGGTAGAAATGTTTGTGGTTTTTGTCTGTGTGCAGAAGACAAGTAAGGGACATTAAATGCCCCAGAAGCCAATTATCCAAATAATCTAAGGAACTTCAGAAGAACATCGAAAATTTCGTAAGTCACTGACTGCTCCTTCAGCTGCATCAAGGCAACCTCACCATAGATATGTAAGGAGACACTGTACTTTACTGCAAGGTCCCTCATAAAATAATTGTCAAAAAAGGCGGTTTTAGCAAAAGTAAAGTGACAGGGTGTGGTTTAATTAAATGTTATTTCCTAAAATGACAGCATAAATCAAACAAAAAGAATTCAGGTCCTAAATCTTTGATATGACTTAGAGAAAAAGAAGATCTACATATTTTATAGAATGTAGTAAATTCAATGTAAACCaggcagtcacaaaattaaaaatgagaattttaatctaacaattttttaaaagttaaaaaactgaaaataataaaattgaaaaaaattgtaaagcCAGAAGAGCCATCATGATGCTCTTTagcagaagaggggaaaaattaaattCCTAGATATTTACTGGCAGCACCTATGGAAAAAAGGGATATCATGCATACCTTTACAGCAAATTCCATGTTTGAAGCTATGTGAATACAGCGCTTGCAGACTGAATAAGAGCCAACGCCAATGTCCTCTTTCAGTTCGTAGGCATCTGTGAATAGTGCGCTGTTCCCATGAAGTTGCTAAAAACAAATGTAGGCTGTCAGTTCAACTGCTTGATACTATTAATATATACAGTTCTTCACAGTGTTTCGTAAGAGTAAAAGATTCAGCAGCTTCAAAAACTTCTTGGGTTGAATCCAGATTTATTCAGAGAAGAATGAGATCAAAGGGACTGAAATTATTCATGAGTAGAGATGACCACAAACCCCCAGTTCAGCCGCTTGTGTCGGTtcgtcctttggatgaacaggtgtttgtggctttccagccccgcctcctccgacAGGtgccattcagaggcagcacccagagaaggtggggcagggaagctggggcactgccacGGAGTGGGCACCCATCAGAGGCGGAGTAGttaggaagcaccaaacacctcttGAACCAGGACAAACCTCTGAACcggcggttcgtgcccatctctgctataATCTGATGGGCAGTTCTTGCCCATctcggtggttcgtgcccatctctgcaaTATTTATGCCACATAATGTACCAAatttcttttataatttttaataaaatactacAGCAGTGTGCCCCAAGTGGGAGAAAAGTGGGAACAACGAGAAACAAGGCCAGAACTTGATTGATCAAAATTAACTACCCAAACTTTTGATAGCCACTAAGATAAACGAAGGTCAGCCCAAGTTTTGGTTCCTTGTATCCATGGCAGTCACTCAGCCCAAAAATGttctttatattattatatattgacTGTTTCTATTTcgtctgttgtgagccacccagagtagacaatgtctagatgggtagCATATAAgtgtaataaaaaaattaaaaaaatatatattctgggTCACACAGTAGCATCCATGTTTTTCTCCCCTGCACGTACAAGACTCTGGGTGTGTTCACTTATCATGCTACAGTTTAGTGTCATGTGAACATGCAAGAACAAGCCTCAACCACAAGGGAGGAGGTATTCAGAAGCTTTGCCACATACATTGTTTCCAACACATCCTGCAGCAAGAGCAGAGTATGTGAGCCTGAGGTTCATGAGGTGCTCCATGGAAACTCAACTGCCTGCTTCTGTTACGCGTGGAGAGAAGCATGCATTCACCCCTCTATCCAGGAATAACCACGATTAGCTGGCAAATGCACAAACCGGGGTTTAAAATCTCGAGTCAACAACTATATTTATCTCTTAATTTGCTAAAGGTGTAATGTTTACGAAAAAGCTGAGCTTTTCAAAAGCAACATTTCTGTAGCAGGAAATTAATATTAACGTTACTCTTAACAAAACCGAAGTTTCTTGTTTCAATAGCTGTATGTTCATGCAGAAACAAGGGTGaatgttggattttttttacctGTACTATTGGCAATATATTGTTGAGAGGGGAGATTCGGTGGTCTTCAATTACAGTAGTTGCAACAAAGCTAAAGCCTTTGAAGAGCTGGTGTGCGTTAGCACTCGGCGGAACGCCTGGAGAATCTAAGGGTGAAATGCAGACTAAGTCAGGTAATTCTTGATACATGTTGTATAATATATTTCATTGACTACACACATATAAAATGTTCCTCTATTTGAAAAATACTGTCAAGCTATTTCAGGGAATACTATTTTTGGTATCTGACAGAACTGTAAGCCCTATAAACTCTACAAAGGCATAAGGATAATGGAATGGTCCTCTTTCTGTCATTTGTTCTCAACTTAATTAGCTTGGGGAGCTCTCACTTAGAATACACAATGAAATaatactggattttaaaaaactgttcttaaaacatcTAAAAATGGAAGTAAGGAGATGGTATCTACAGATATTCTCAATAAAGACTGATAGATGGGACAAATGTAAATGAGTATCAACAGATTACAATCTGTTCCAAATTTTAACAGGATGATTAAAAGGTAAATAAGGAGTAAGGGACAGAATACATGAATGTATTTTCAACAAATGTTACCTTTTGGTGTTTTTGCTGTGAATTCTGGGTCAAAACAAAATGTGTCTTCTGGCCTTCCAGAAGCAGGTTTAAATGGGGGCTGGATTTCTCTTCTGTATAGTTTCTGGAATCAGAAtgataaaatatttactttccaaCAAGCACCAGGGTTGCACCTAAACCTATCCCTGTGCTTATGGGAAATTCTTTGCTTTCACAGATGCATCTCTGCTCAGAGAAGGTGCTGATCTTTATCAGTTCCCCAAGGGGTGGCTTTGGAAACAGGGAGATCAACCCAACCTATTCCCCTACGTTCTTCTTTTTACAGAAGTGTCTGCTGGACCGAAGAACTTTCTGGGGGTGGAGAGACACAACTGGATATGATCCCATGGATTAAGCATAGAAGGAGAGTGGAACTCTGTATCAGAGGTCCTGAAACTGATACTAGCCAGTCTTGTTTGTTTGTGATAGTTAATTGCTCTatggcaattttatttttttattctttttaacctTTGTAGTACATCATCCAGAGTAGTGATtgctgggagggaggaagggagggaagaaagaaagaaagaaagaaagaaagaaagacagaaagacagaaagaaagaaagaaagaaagaaagaaagaaagaaagaaagaaagaaagaaagaaagaaagaaagaaagaaagaaagaaagaaagaaagaaagaaagaaagaaagaaagaaagaaagaaagaaaattctaagacagtcatggccaaaaatattggcacccttgtaattatgtcagaaaatgcaacccttctctcagaaaattgctgcagttgcaaatgttttggtactcacatgttcatttctttgctttgcattggaacaatgcaaaaaacagagaagaaaaagtcaaatctgatacaatcccacacagaaacccaaaaatgcacaggccaaaattattggtaccctgtctaaattgtaagaaataattgctttttaagcatgtgatgctcctttgatttgcatttagacaataaatacagtaatcacacttgcagccAGTTAAGATGAAGAAacgttgactcaacctttgtgttgtgtgtgacactgagcatggagaaaagaatgaagtgtaaagagttgcctgtggatttgagagaaaaaattgtggaaaactATTGATAATTTCAAGGCTACAAGTCtgcagagatcttaatgttcctgtgtccactgtgtgcaatatcatcaagaggtttacagcccacgGCACTGTAgttaacctccctggacgtggacggaatagcaaaattactgaaaaattacaacaaagggttgttcgaatggtggataaagaacccagattaacttccaagcAAATTCAAGCtaatctgcagacacagggtccAACAGTGTCTGCTCTcactatccgtcaccatctgaatgaaaaggacGCTATGGTAAGAGACCCatgaggacaccactgctgacacaaaagcataaaaaagcaagactggagtatgccaaaacttatgtgacaaaaccacaatccttctgggagaccgcactgtggacagatgagataAAAGCAGAGCTTTTTGGCAAAGggcatcatggcactgtttacagaaaaagaaatgaagcattcaaagaaaagaacatagtCCCTAAAGTCAAACAtagtggaggttcaaagatgtttcggggttgctttgctgcttctggcactggatgccttgactgtgtgaacggtatcatgaaatttgatgattaccaaagaattttggggtacaacgtagtggccagtgtcagaaagctgcgtctccaccagagttcatgggtcttccagcaggacaatgacccgaagcACACTTCAAAAATTACTCAGAAATGCTTACAagcaaagcgctggagagttctgaaatggccagcaatgagacCAGATCTGAAtctcatagaacacctgtggagagatctcaaaacagcagttgggagaaggcatccttcaaatctaaaggccctggagcagtttgcaaaagaggagtggtccaaaattccagtagagaggtgtaagaaactcattcatggttacaggaagcaattgatttcagttatttttttccaaagggggtgcgaccaaatattaagttaagggtgccaataattttggccagtgcatttttggggttctgtgtgggattgtatcagatttgacttgtATTCTCTGTTTTTTCTGTTGTGTTCCagcgcaaaccaaagaaatgaacgtgTGAGTACCaagacatttgcaactgcaacaattttctgagagaagggttgcattttctgacagaattgcaagggtgccaatatttttggccctGACTGTAGAAATGTTAAAGGTTTATTGAAGGATTAAAATGTAGGTCCTTCCCTTTATACAGGATTCTCTTAATTTTCGACTGTCCATTTGATAAGCTTTTGACAAGCTTCTAAAGGACACAATTGAAGCATCTAGCAGCTTAATTTAGAGCAAAGACAAAAAGAGGAACAGTTTTCTTCCATATCATTTTGAACATTCTCTCATAAATCCTCTCCTACTTCGGTATGTGCAGTGCTACTGTTTTGCTATTGTTTGACATACTTTTCTGCTTTAAAGAAAGCAGAAGTTACAAAGTGACTAAATTCATTAATGTGCAACAATATTCCAATACAGACttctatttttaatacactcACATTCCAGTCAATGGTGGAAAAGAAAGGATGCCTCTTTATTTCTTCAACCCCATCAGGACCAGCTCCTGGAATTATAAGAAACACAAGGTATGAACATACTGCAAATCaagcactacagtggggtcttgccttgagaacttaatccgcattggaaggcggttctcaagtcaaaaagtctgtaagtcaagtctccattgacctacagtgcattgaaaaccgattaatcccgtaacatgccgtttttgttccattttggtttttttctggtctgtaagtcaaatctcagtctgcaagtcaaacctaaattttgtggccagagaagtctgcaact
Encoded proteins:
- the RPS6KA6 gene encoding ribosomal protein S6 kinase alpha-6 isoform X1, translating into MVPFVPPEGAEEPQSEPEAEPFCPPLLPASAAGLMEVSGEGEGGGGGGGGELNGIKVVDEPMEEGEPYSYNDDEGCVEEIQITHHVKEGCEKADPAQFELLKVLGQGSFGKVFLVRKIIGPDAGQLYAMKVLKKASLKVRDRVRTKMERDILVEVNHPFIVKLHYAFQTEGKLYLILDFLRGGDVFTRLSKEVMFTEEDVKFYLAELALALDHLHSLGIVYRDLKPENILLDEAGHIKLTDFGLSKESVDQEKKAYSFCGTVEYMAPEVVNRRGHNQSADWWSFGVLMFEMLTGTLPFQGKDRNETMNMILKAKLGMPQFLSPEAQSLLRMLFKRNPSNRLGAGPDGVEEIKRHPFFSTIDWNKLYRREIQPPFKPASGRPEDTFCFDPEFTAKTPKDSPGVPPSANAHQLFKGFSFVATTVIEDHRISPLNNILPIVQQLHGNSALFTDAYELKEDIGVGSYSVCKRCIHIASNMEFAVKIIDKSKRDPSEEIEILMRYGQHPNIITLKDVYDDGKYIYLVTELMKGGELLDRILRQKYFSEREASAVLYTITKTVDYLHCQGVVHRDLKPSNILYMDDSNNADSIRICDFGFAKQLRGENGLLLTPCYTANFVAPEVLMRQGYDAACDIWSLGVLLYTMLAGYTPFANGPNDTPEEILLRIGSGKFSLSGGNWDTVSDAAKDLLSHMLHVDPHQRYTAEQVLKHSWIACRDQLPHYQLNRQDAPHLVKGAMAATYSALNNKTFQPVLEPVAASSLAQRRSMKKLTSTDL
- the RPS6KA6 gene encoding ribosomal protein S6 kinase alpha-6 isoform X3, translating into MVPFVPPEGAEEPQSEPEAEPFCPPLLPASAAGLMEVSGEGEGGGGGGGGGELNGIKVVDEPMEEGEPYSYNDDEGCVEEIQITHHVKEGCEKADPAQFELLKVLGQGSFGKVFLVRKIIGPDAGQLYAMKVLKKASLKVRDRVRTKMERDILVEVNHPFIVKLHYAFQTEGKLYLILDFLRGGDVFTRLSKEVMFTEEDVKFYLAELALALDHLHSLGIVYRDLKPENILLDEAGHIKLTDFGLSKESVDQEKKAYSFCGTVEYMAPEVVNRRGHNQSADWWSFGVLMFEMLTGTLPFQGKDRNETMNMILKAKLGMPQFLSPEAQSLLRMLFKRNPSNRLGAGPDGVEEIKRHPFFSTIDWNKLYRREIQPPFKPASGRPEDTFCFDPEFTAKTPKDSPGVPPSANAHQLFKGFSFVATTVIEDHRISPLNNILPIVQQLHGNSALFTDAYELKEDIGVGSYSVCKRCIHIASNMEFAVKIIDKSKRDPSEEIEILMRYGQHPNIITLKDVYDDGKYIYLVTELMKGGELLDRILRQKYFSEREASAVLYTITKTVDYLHCQGVVHRDLKPSNILYMDDSNNADSIRICDFGFAKQLRGENGLLLTPCYTANFVAPEVLMRQGYDAACDIWSLGVLLYTMLAGYTPFANGPNDTPEEILLRIGSGKFSLSGGNWDTVSDAAKDLLSHMLHVDPHQRYTAEQVLKHSWIACRDQLPHYQLNRQDAPHLVKGAMAATYSALNNKTFQPVLEPVAASSLAQRRSMKKLTSTDL
- the RPS6KA6 gene encoding ribosomal protein S6 kinase alpha-6 isoform X2, producing MEEGEPYSYNDDEGCVEEIQITHHVKEGCEKADPAQFELLKVLGQGSFGKVFLVRKIIGPDAGQLYAMKVLKKASLKVRDRVRTKMERDILVEVNHPFIVKLHYAFQTEGKLYLILDFLRGGDVFTRLSKEVMFTEEDVKFYLAELALALDHLHSLGIVYRDLKPENILLDEAGHIKLTDFGLSKESVDQEKKAYSFCGTVEYMAPEVVNRRGHNQSADWWSFGVLMFEMLTGTLPFQGKDRNETMNMILKAKLGMPQFLSPEAQSLLRMLFKRNPSNRLGAGPDGVEEIKRHPFFSTIDWNKLYRREIQPPFKPASGRPEDTFCFDPEFTAKTPKDSPGVPPSANAHQLFKGFSFVATTVIEDHRISPLNNILPIVQQLHGNSALFTDAYELKEDIGVGSYSVCKRCIHIASNMEFAVKIIDKSKRDPSEEIEILMRYGQHPNIITLKDVYDDGKYIYLVTELMKGGELLDRILRQKYFSEREASAVLYTITKTVDYLHCQGVVHRDLKPSNILYMDDSNNADSIRICDFGFAKQLRGENGLLLTPCYTANFVAPEVLMRQGYDAACDIWSLGVLLYTMLAGYTPFANGPNDTPEEILLRIGSGKFSLSGGNWDTVSDAAKDLLSHMLHVDPHQRYTAEQVLKHSWIACRDQLPHYQLNRQDAPHLVKGAMAATYSALNNKTFQPVLEPVAASSLAQRRSMKKLTSTDL